A genome region from Paradevosia shaoguanensis includes the following:
- a CDS encoding ABC transporter ATP-binding protein, whose product MAYLSVANATKRFGETFTALKDVSISVERGEFFTLLGPSGCGKTTLLRSIAGFNQLTSGSIAIEGRDLGSVPPHKRDIGMVFQDYAVFPHLTVFENVAFGLKARKVARDEIARRVPKALEAVRLGALAERLPAAMSGGQQQRIGLARAMVINPQLLLMDEPLSNLDAKLRVELREEIRDIQKQIGIAAIYVTHDQEEALAISDRICVMSNGHVEQLGTPQEIYGNPQTLFVASFVGTINALKPGEALTRLLGQLDLTNADNTHPGATWVVRPENLIVAGERAETGEPQAEITGTVSKYTYLGREAHLQIHSDLGDLVVHVANPDRTAVQREGEVRVVVTRSAVLGFGADGKRIGV is encoded by the coding sequence ATGGCTTATCTGTCTGTCGCGAACGCGACGAAGCGCTTTGGCGAAACCTTCACGGCGCTAAAGGACGTTTCGATCTCGGTCGAGCGCGGCGAATTCTTCACGCTGCTCGGCCCCAGCGGTTGCGGCAAGACTACGCTCCTGCGCTCCATCGCCGGGTTCAACCAGCTCACCTCGGGCAGTATCGCCATCGAGGGCAGGGACCTCGGCAGTGTGCCGCCGCACAAGCGCGACATCGGCATGGTGTTCCAGGACTACGCCGTGTTCCCGCACCTGACCGTATTCGAAAACGTCGCCTTCGGCCTCAAGGCTCGCAAGGTGGCAAGGGACGAGATCGCGCGCCGCGTGCCCAAGGCTCTCGAGGCGGTGCGCCTCGGCGCGCTGGCCGAACGCCTGCCGGCTGCCATGTCTGGAGGCCAGCAGCAGCGTATCGGACTCGCTCGCGCCATGGTCATCAATCCGCAATTGCTGCTGATGGACGAACCGCTCTCCAACCTCGACGCCAAGCTGCGCGTCGAGCTGCGCGAGGAAATCCGCGATATCCAGAAGCAGATCGGCATCGCCGCCATCTACGTGACGCACGACCAGGAAGAGGCCCTCGCCATCTCCGACCGCATCTGCGTGATGAGCAACGGCCATGTCGAGCAACTGGGAACGCCGCAGGAAATCTACGGCAACCCGCAGACCCTGTTCGTCGCCAGCTTTGTGGGCACGATCAACGCGCTCAAGCCCGGCGAAGCGCTGACGCGCCTTCTCGGCCAGCTCGACCTGACGAATGCGGACAACACGCATCCAGGCGCTACCTGGGTGGTACGGCCGGAGAACTTGATCGTCGCCGGCGAGCGTGCCGAAACCGGCGAGCCGCAGGCCGAGATCACGGGCACGGTTTCCAAATACACCTATCTCGGTCGCGAGGCGCACCTGCAGATCCACAGCGATCTGGGGGACCTCGTCGTCCACGTCGCCAACCCTGATCGTACGGCCGTGCAGCGCGAGGGTGAGGTGAGGGTGGTTGTTACCCGCAGCGCCGTTCTCGGCTTCGGCGCCGACGGCAAGCGCATCGGGGTGTGA
- a CDS encoding ABC transporter permease: protein MPRFNFWTLVLIFTWLLLLGLLFVPVGSVLVSSLYDNAGNFTFANYAKALGDERIQRAFFNTLLVGFGGLAGALILGSVMAFCVSRFQIAGGRFVSLLAIMALVSPPFIGAYSWIVLFGSAGVARSALKTIGINIPTIYGLSGILIVFSLKFYPYVYLMVSGALSNVNRSLEEAAEGLGLTPFQRAMKISFPLVLPALSAGGLLALIHAIADFGTPRLLGRGFNVLATEAFTLYSAEIGSNMSMASTISVILVLMSMIFVLLQRYMSRRNVYHGNMINKPHKIRLRGWKNVLAHVAVYGIGLAGAIPVIVAVIYSFRKTSGPVFQPGFALQSYERIVFGLGDVVTNSLTFSVASVVLIVIVGTLIGCLVARRTTLNTSILDGALMVPYVMPGIVIGIAFIAAFNTGPVVLTGTALIIILSIFIRRLPYTVRTTSSALRQIGPNMEEAAISLGYSPFRAFMKVTVPLIVPGIIAGAMLSFVTAINELSSSLVLYVGRTMTMPVRIYLLILDGDFGTAAALSTILLLLSGTAVYIAFRFLGRNEQALL, encoded by the coding sequence ATGCCCCGTTTCAATTTCTGGACGCTTGTCCTGATCTTCACCTGGTTGTTGCTGCTGGGCCTGCTCTTCGTGCCGGTCGGCTCGGTGCTGGTCTCCAGTCTTTACGACAACGCCGGCAACTTCACCTTCGCCAACTATGCCAAGGCCCTGGGCGACGAGCGGATACAGCGCGCTTTCTTCAATACTCTATTGGTCGGCTTCGGCGGCCTCGCCGGTGCGCTGATCCTTGGCTCGGTCATGGCCTTCTGCGTCTCGCGCTTCCAGATCGCGGGCGGACGCTTCGTCTCGCTGCTCGCTATCATGGCCCTGGTGTCGCCGCCCTTTATCGGCGCTTATTCCTGGATCGTGCTGTTCGGCTCGGCCGGTGTCGCGCGCTCGGCGCTCAAGACCATCGGCATCAACATCCCGACCATTTACGGTCTGAGCGGCATCCTCATCGTCTTCTCGCTCAAGTTCTATCCCTACGTCTACCTGATGGTCTCGGGCGCGCTATCCAACGTCAACCGCTCGCTCGAAGAGGCGGCGGAGGGGTTGGGACTTACCCCGTTCCAACGCGCGATGAAGATCTCCTTCCCGCTGGTACTGCCCGCGCTCTCGGCCGGCGGCCTCCTGGCGCTGATCCACGCCATCGCCGACTTCGGCACGCCGCGCCTGCTTGGGCGCGGCTTCAACGTGCTGGCGACCGAGGCCTTCACGCTCTATTCGGCCGAGATCGGCAGCAACATGTCGATGGCCAGCACGATCAGCGTGATCCTGGTGCTGATGTCGATGATCTTCGTGCTGCTGCAGCGCTACATGTCGCGCCGCAACGTCTACCACGGCAACATGATCAACAAGCCGCACAAGATCCGCCTGCGCGGCTGGAAGAATGTGCTGGCCCATGTCGCGGTCTACGGCATCGGCCTGGCCGGCGCGATCCCCGTGATCGTGGCTGTCATCTATTCTTTCCGCAAGACCAGCGGCCCGGTGTTCCAGCCAGGCTTCGCCCTCCAGAGCTATGAGCGCATCGTCTTCGGCCTCGGCGACGTCGTCACCAACTCGCTGACCTTCTCGGTGGCCTCGGTGGTGCTGATCGTGATCGTCGGCACGCTGATCGGCTGCCTCGTCGCACGGCGCACGACGCTCAATACGAGCATCCTCGATGGTGCGCTGATGGTGCCCTACGTGATGCCCGGCATCGTGATCGGTATCGCCTTCATCGCTGCCTTCAACACCGGTCCGGTCGTGCTGACCGGCACGGCGCTGATCATCATCCTCTCCATCTTCATCCGGCGCCTGCCTTATACCGTGCGCACGACATCCTCAGCGCTCCGGCAGATCGGCCCGAACATGGAGGAGGCGGCCATCTCGCTCGGCTATTCTCCGTTCCGCGCCTTCATGAAGGTGACCGTGCCCCTGATCGTGCCCGGCATCATCGCCGGCGCCATGCTCAGCTTCGTCACCGCCATCAACGAGCTCTCATCCTCGCTTGTCCTTTACGTGGGGCGAACGATGACCATGCCGGTGCGCATCTATCTGCTGATCCTCGACGGCGACTTCGGCACCGCCGCAGCGCTTTCGACCATCCTGCTGCTGCTGAGCGGCACGGCGGTCTACATCGCCTTCCGCTTCCTGGGCCGCAACGAGCAGGCGCTGCTCTAG
- a CDS encoding Ig-like domain-containing protein codes for MYLFLEDGLIVGRTLADGSGPAAFAIAIDATGHVSVAQYLALKHPDGTDANDAIDLHGVVRAEVTATDFDHDTTTKSVDIGASIVFKDDGPTVIQVVPNAATLGPDLIVNGSFELGHGLTGSAWEIYGSIDGWTKGADGIPFEVQTGGAGGLAPNDGNALIELDGDTEGNGNPHDTPDPVHTNATIQQTIAGTEAGQTYQLTFWYAPRGDGSDSSGMDVYFEGHKVFSIPPGSSEYASGTWHQITLTVTATGPNAVLGFAGTGAENENGALLDNVSLKAVYGSTLDDEDVVSTVVGIQGGPGDDGSGTVASGKIVFDAGADGLQSIVASGIAGLKAIYVDPTTHVGTPYDVTQTWSASGAGGTLTGTIMVGGVSHNAYTLTIDADGNYTFNLFQPLVHPLTDNPATSEVETEFEDNLLLDFGFTITDGDGDKATGTISINVDDDTPDAITQAPAATEMDEPGMPTTSTVEAVYDFSGVNGQAPDLGPNLTVNSVVAQHDSEFALQGPDASMGSQTIVFTATAGHTFTFDAAAIGLFGSVGGASTVTLKGYDAGGNLIGSIVLPVGAVAYAAATPGTTFDATGTIFDGIALSKLEIVPPSNFAGRIIMDNMGVSQVVTAPAETTSAQVDLMPLVNFGADGAHANGAFSFQTFADRDFGSINSEGKEVHISSNGTTVTGFTDDNAKVFELTIVNGKAVLTLHAPLDHNGASSLNLDFGSLIIARDGDGDGISLGDGLVVFSVKESNFAPTAGEAFAAVDDDGLAGGNANAGAGDITVTPDPDNNESTFSGTLPGSGGNGALVYSFAGMDGQTDTVGQETVQYHWAAGVLTATIVSGARAGSNLFEIKITDAATGAYDLKLLLPVAHTAGDNTEASVNVSIDYTVGDSDADTSAADTATGKLNIEFNDDVPLAVADSATQALENAAVVIDVLANDHRGADGVAANQVSWGSLTGHGNLSYDDNGSFTYTPAAGEEGTITFQYTIVDGDGDKSTATVTITLQADSTPTIEVVRAEGDDGIVSESALPDGSGGGDLTASGSLQITTGGDTVSFIEVKDKDGNWVKIEADGTVVHGAYGDLSVNKNGTWTYTLSENTTDHGDATKTGTDDQVQDAFAVRVTDSDGDTTDGAAQITVQINDDGPKAVNDSASQTTENASVTVDVFGNDKGGADGVDLASGIKVVEGTLSGAGSLSYDDNGSFTYTPGLGEEGTVTFKYTITDGDGDTSTATVTITLQADSKPTVEVLMAEGDDGVVWESALPGGTGGGDLTASGSLQINTGNDALGFIEVQDKNGDWIKITANNTVVHGAYGDLLVNQNGSWTYTLAGNTLDHDGVSQTGNADQQQDAFAVRVTDSDNDATDGSAQIVVKINDDGPLAVNDATTQVAENAAVTINVLGNDKTGADGVDAGQVTWGSLTGTGQLSYDDNGTFTYTPGKGEEGSVTFQYTITDRDGDPSTATVTITLKADSVPTIELGADNSVKEAGLPAGTDAASNSETATGSFAINTGNDSIGKLEIADKNGNLIDVTSGGAVVGQHGTLTVTLVGGAYNYSYTLTASTNGDATSETFTATVTDSDGSTASDTLKIAIVDDAPVANPIVGGGVVEDGLSSVGGNVKTAAGNTFGADGEAASNAVAWGAATAKLGSATVNLSDYGTLKQNADGTWTFDLDNTKAAVQALSGTDTINVTFAYTLTDGDNDPASNTVAFTIKGTNDAPVVTDSAVWLPSDPAQQTLGNPQYPNGYPLNVVLPTDVDHGAHIVMTAGSVPSGVYYDAGGGSYQLLTANTVVYDSISGINLLDSLVYRPTTAIDDTVNKTLTFSVTDGIGGSLTQTVAIHEIAPNRLPAMEGILTNGSKPLNSGNPTIKDMTISAEFANGINANLHDAHITVLTDFQQQPNTTPIPFNERNPGTYNDGSAGTARERELQVEVIVNGVHFAIVEADRSSASFEQSWFYDSDTGLMKASVSYDQIFAVNSSGVVQPGAMSLATYLETHPLHAGDTWTISYVDNNGGNYQAREARFEFFYNDPGDPGIVVNGTAGVDVIYGTSGVDRLSGGGGDDIIDGRGGNDILTGGDGDDILIGGAGFDTLTGGAGADTFKLTATDAADLIADYSGAEGDKIDLSDLFSVPTGGSVNDYVNYNATTGVLSVDTNGTAGGSHFVDVATLGNGTHPAANTVTIIFEDENHALHQITANNV; via the coding sequence ATCTACCTCTTCCTTGAAGATGGCCTGATCGTCGGTCGTACCTTAGCGGATGGCAGCGGCCCCGCGGCTTTCGCGATTGCGATCGATGCCACCGGCCACGTGAGCGTGGCCCAGTACCTCGCGCTCAAGCACCCTGATGGCACCGACGCCAATGACGCCATCGACCTCCACGGGGTCGTGCGCGCCGAGGTGACGGCAACCGACTTCGACCATGACACGACCACCAAGTCGGTCGATATCGGCGCCTCCATCGTCTTCAAGGATGACGGCCCGACTGTCATTCAGGTTGTGCCGAATGCGGCCACGCTTGGTCCGGACCTGATCGTCAACGGCAGCTTCGAGCTCGGACATGGGCTCACGGGTTCCGCCTGGGAGATCTATGGCAGCATCGATGGCTGGACGAAGGGCGCCGATGGCATTCCGTTCGAAGTCCAGACCGGCGGCGCTGGCGGCCTTGCGCCCAATGACGGCAACGCGCTCATCGAGCTCGATGGCGACACCGAGGGCAACGGCAACCCGCACGACACGCCCGATCCGGTCCATACCAATGCCACGATCCAGCAGACGATCGCTGGCACCGAAGCCGGCCAGACCTACCAGCTCACCTTCTGGTATGCGCCGCGCGGCGATGGCTCGGATTCGAGCGGCATGGATGTCTATTTCGAAGGCCACAAGGTCTTCTCGATCCCGCCAGGATCGAGCGAGTATGCGAGCGGCACCTGGCATCAGATCACGCTGACTGTTACCGCCACCGGCCCCAATGCCGTGCTCGGCTTTGCCGGCACGGGCGCCGAGAACGAAAACGGCGCGCTGCTCGACAATGTCAGCCTCAAGGCCGTCTATGGCTCGACGCTCGATGACGAGGACGTCGTTTCGACTGTCGTCGGCATCCAGGGTGGCCCCGGCGATGACGGCTCGGGCACGGTCGCCTCCGGCAAGATCGTGTTCGATGCCGGCGCTGACGGCCTGCAGTCGATCGTGGCGAGCGGCATTGCTGGCCTCAAGGCTATCTACGTCGACCCGACCACCCATGTCGGCACGCCGTACGACGTGACCCAGACCTGGAGCGCTTCGGGCGCCGGCGGTACGCTGACGGGCACCATCATGGTCGGTGGCGTCAGCCATAACGCCTATACGCTCACCATCGACGCAGACGGCAACTACACCTTCAACCTGTTTCAGCCGCTGGTGCATCCGCTGACGGACAACCCGGCGACCTCGGAGGTCGAGACCGAATTCGAAGACAACCTGCTGCTGGACTTCGGCTTCACCATCACAGATGGCGACGGCGACAAGGCCACCGGCACGATCTCGATCAACGTCGATGACGACACCCCGGATGCCATCACCCAGGCTCCGGCGGCAACCGAGATGGACGAACCGGGCATGCCGACGACTTCGACCGTCGAAGCCGTCTACGACTTCTCCGGCGTCAACGGCCAGGCCCCCGATCTCGGGCCGAACCTGACGGTCAATAGCGTCGTTGCCCAGCACGATTCAGAATTCGCCCTGCAGGGGCCCGACGCTAGCATGGGTTCCCAGACGATCGTCTTCACGGCGACCGCCGGGCATACCTTTACGTTCGACGCGGCCGCTATCGGCCTGTTCGGCTCGGTTGGCGGCGCCTCCACCGTTACCCTGAAAGGCTATGACGCTGGCGGCAATCTGATCGGCAGCATCGTTCTGCCGGTTGGTGCAGTCGCGTATGCGGCGGCAACGCCGGGCACTACGTTCGACGCGACCGGTACGATTTTTGACGGCATCGCGTTGTCGAAGCTTGAAATCGTGCCGCCGAGCAACTTTGCCGGCCGCATCATCATGGACAATATGGGCGTGAGCCAGGTCGTCACGGCGCCTGCCGAAACGACCTCTGCCCAGGTTGACCTGATGCCTCTGGTCAATTTCGGCGCCGACGGGGCCCACGCAAATGGCGCCTTCTCGTTCCAGACCTTCGCCGATCGCGATTTCGGTTCGATCAATTCCGAAGGCAAGGAAGTCCACATCTCCTCGAACGGCACCACGGTGACCGGCTTCACGGACGACAACGCCAAGGTGTTCGAGCTGACGATCGTCAACGGCAAGGCCGTACTGACGCTCCATGCGCCGCTCGACCACAACGGCGCCAGCAGCCTCAACCTCGACTTCGGCTCCCTCATCATTGCCCGTGACGGCGACGGCGACGGGATTTCGCTGGGCGATGGGCTGGTGGTGTTCTCGGTCAAGGAGTCCAACTTCGCCCCGACTGCCGGCGAAGCCTTCGCTGCGGTCGATGACGACGGTCTGGCCGGCGGCAACGCCAATGCCGGTGCCGGCGACATCACCGTTACGCCTGATCCGGACAACAACGAGTCCACCTTCTCCGGCACGCTGCCGGGCAGCGGTGGCAACGGCGCGCTGGTCTACAGCTTTGCCGGCATGGATGGCCAGACCGACACTGTCGGCCAGGAGACGGTCCAGTATCATTGGGCGGCTGGCGTCCTGACCGCGACCATCGTCAGCGGCGCCCGTGCGGGCTCGAATCTCTTTGAGATCAAGATCACCGACGCCGCGACTGGCGCTTATGATCTCAAGCTGCTTCTGCCGGTAGCGCACACCGCGGGCGACAACACCGAAGCCAGCGTCAACGTCTCGATCGACTACACGGTTGGTGACTCTGACGCCGACACGTCGGCTGCTGATACGGCTACGGGCAAGCTGAACATCGAGTTCAACGACGACGTGCCCCTAGCTGTTGCCGATAGCGCAACGCAGGCGCTCGAGAATGCAGCTGTCGTGATCGATGTTCTCGCCAACGATCATCGCGGCGCTGATGGCGTCGCGGCCAACCAGGTAAGCTGGGGGTCGCTAACGGGTCACGGTAACCTGTCCTACGACGACAACGGCTCGTTCACCTACACTCCCGCTGCCGGCGAAGAGGGCACCATTACCTTCCAGTATACGATCGTGGATGGCGACGGCGACAAGTCCACCGCGACCGTGACGATTACGCTGCAGGCCGACTCCACGCCCACAATCGAGGTCGTCCGCGCTGAGGGTGACGACGGCATCGTGTCGGAGTCCGCTCTTCCCGACGGTTCGGGCGGCGGCGATCTGACGGCTTCCGGCTCTCTCCAGATCACGACCGGTGGCGACACCGTCAGCTTCATCGAGGTGAAGGACAAGGACGGCAACTGGGTCAAGATCGAAGCAGATGGCACGGTCGTGCACGGAGCCTATGGCGATCTGTCGGTGAACAAGAACGGCACGTGGACCTACACGCTGTCCGAAAATACCACCGACCACGGTGATGCGACCAAGACCGGCACGGACGATCAGGTGCAGGACGCGTTCGCGGTGCGGGTGACCGACAGCGATGGCGATACGACCGATGGCGCCGCCCAGATCACGGTGCAGATCAACGACGACGGTCCGAAGGCGGTCAATGACAGCGCCTCGCAGACGACCGAGAACGCGTCCGTTACGGTCGATGTCTTCGGCAACGACAAGGGCGGCGCGGATGGCGTTGACCTGGCGTCCGGCATCAAGGTCGTGGAAGGCACTCTGAGTGGGGCGGGCAGCCTGTCCTACGACGACAACGGCTCCTTCACTTACACGCCGGGCCTCGGCGAAGAAGGGACGGTCACCTTCAAGTACACGATCACCGACGGAGACGGCGATACGTCTACGGCTACCGTCACCATCACTCTGCAGGCGGATTCCAAGCCGACTGTCGAGGTGCTGATGGCAGAGGGCGACGACGGCGTCGTTTGGGAATCCGCACTTCCCGGTGGTACCGGCGGTGGAGACCTGACGGCTTCGGGCTCGCTCCAGATCAATACCGGCAATGACGCCCTTGGCTTCATCGAAGTGCAGGACAAGAACGGCGACTGGATCAAGATCACGGCCAACAACACCGTTGTGCATGGTGCGTATGGCGATCTGCTCGTGAACCAGAACGGTAGCTGGACCTATACCCTTGCCGGCAACACCCTGGACCACGACGGCGTCAGCCAGACCGGCAATGCCGACCAGCAGCAGGATGCGTTCGCGGTTCGCGTAACCGACAGCGATAACGACGCGACGGACGGTTCTGCCCAGATCGTTGTCAAGATCAATGACGACGGCCCGCTGGCGGTGAACGATGCTACCACACAGGTAGCAGAGAATGCCGCCGTGACCATCAACGTGCTCGGCAACGACAAGACGGGCGCGGATGGCGTCGACGCAGGTCAGGTGACCTGGGGCTCACTGACGGGCACCGGCCAGCTTTCCTACGATGACAACGGCACGTTCACCTACACGCCCGGCAAGGGCGAGGAAGGCTCGGTGACGTTCCAGTACACGATTACCGACCGCGACGGCGATCCCTCAACTGCCACCGTGACCATCACGCTCAAGGCGGACTCTGTTCCGACGATCGAGCTGGGGGCAGACAACAGTGTCAAGGAAGCCGGCCTGCCGGCCGGTACCGATGCCGCCTCCAACAGTGAGACGGCGACGGGTTCCTTCGCGATCAACACTGGCAATGACAGCATCGGGAAGCTCGAGATCGCCGACAAGAACGGCAATCTCATCGATGTGACCAGTGGAGGCGCCGTCGTCGGCCAGCATGGCACGCTGACCGTTACCCTGGTCGGCGGGGCGTACAACTACAGCTACACGCTGACGGCGAGCACGAACGGCGACGCGACCTCCGAGACCTTTACGGCGACGGTAACCGATAGCGACGGAAGCACGGCAAGCGATACGCTCAAGATCGCGATCGTTGACGACGCTCCGGTAGCCAATCCGATCGTCGGTGGTGGTGTGGTCGAAGACGGCCTGTCGAGTGTTGGCGGCAATGTGAAGACCGCCGCCGGCAACACGTTCGGCGCCGACGGTGAAGCGGCATCCAATGCCGTGGCCTGGGGCGCCGCAACTGCCAAGCTCGGCAGCGCGACCGTCAACCTCAGCGACTATGGTACGCTCAAGCAGAATGCTGACGGGACCTGGACGTTCGACCTCGACAACACCAAGGCGGCTGTCCAGGCGCTCAGCGGGACGGACACGATCAATGTCACGTTCGCCTATACGCTGACCGACGGCGACAATGACCCGGCCAGCAACACGGTTGCCTTCACTATCAAGGGCACGAACGACGCTCCGGTGGTCACCGACTCCGCGGTCTGGCTGCCGAGCGACCCGGCGCAGCAAACGCTGGGGAACCCGCAATATCCGAACGGCTACCCACTGAACGTGGTGCTTCCGACCGACGTCGATCATGGTGCCCATATTGTCATGACCGCCGGATCGGTTCCTTCGGGAGTCTACTACGATGCAGGTGGCGGTTCGTATCAGCTGCTTACCGCCAACACGGTGGTCTACGACAGCATTAGCGGCATCAACCTGCTGGACTCGCTGGTTTATCGTCCGACCACGGCGATCGACGACACCGTCAACAAGACGCTGACGTTCAGTGTTACGGATGGCATCGGCGGCAGCCTCACTCAGACTGTGGCCATTCACGAGATAGCTCCCAATCGCCTGCCGGCGATGGAGGGTATCCTGACGAACGGCAGCAAGCCGCTGAACTCGGGCAACCCGACTATCAAGGACATGACGATTTCGGCCGAGTTCGCTAACGGTATCAACGCAAACCTGCATGATGCCCACATCACGGTCCTGACCGACTTCCAGCAACAGCCCAACACGACGCCGATTCCGTTTAACGAGCGGAACCCGGGTACCTACAATGATGGAAGCGCCGGCACGGCTCGCGAGCGGGAACTGCAGGTCGAAGTCATCGTCAATGGCGTGCACTTTGCCATCGTCGAAGCTGATCGCAGCAGCGCCAGCTTTGAGCAGAGCTGGTTCTACGACAGTGACACCGGTCTGATGAAGGCTAGCGTCAGCTACGATCAGATCTTTGCGGTCAATTCCTCGGGCGTTGTGCAACCGGGAGCGATGTCGCTGGCGACCTACCTCGAGACCCATCCACTCCACGCTGGCGACACCTGGACGATCTCCTATGTCGACAACAACGGAGGCAATTATCAGGCTCGCGAGGCTCGCTTCGAGTTCTTCTACAATGATCCGGGCGATCCGGGCATCGTCGTCAACGGTACTGCCGGTGTAGACGTCATCTATGGCACCTCGGGCGTTGATCGACTCTCGGGCGGTGGCGGAGACGACATCATCGACGGTCGTGGTGGCAACGACATCCTCACCGGTGGTGACGGCGACGACATCCTGATTGGCGGGGCCGGGTTCGACACCCTGACCGGCGGCGCTGGTGCGGATACGTTCAAACTCACCGCTACCGACGCAGCCGACCTCATTGCCGACTATAGCGGGGCAGAAGGAGACAAGATTGACCTCTCCGACCTGTTCTCCGTCCCGACCGGGGGCAGCGTGAATGACTATGTCAACTACAATGCCACCACGGGTGTACTGAGCGTGGATACCAACGGCACTGCCGGCGGCTCGCATTTCGTGGATGTTGCGACACTCGGAAATGGCACACATCCGGCTGCGAATACCGTGACGATCATCTTCGAGGATGAAAATCACGCTTTGCACCAGATCACGGCCAACAATGTCTGA
- a CDS encoding DUF5801 repeats-in-toxin domain-containing protein has translation MSITVDEDDISSAYSAGTSPNDGNADGSDTEHIDDTEGSVAVARGSLAGLVNFGADGPGANGGFGFSADAVATLTALGLTAHGDDLIYSVSGNTLTAISSTGSHHLVFTLEISANGDFTFRLYDQLDHQAPTPGMADENNLAINFGSVIVATDGDGDSVSLDGKVTVNITDDIPYLKAERNGDTTIVIDESAGQQGNDTTASDVAALFSGVANAPTALGYATNASDAPLVTIATGMGADDDGNVSHTVVALEIVGGNGTASGLETTSGQPITLYVEGDLIVGRIAGGQAAFAIAIDGTGHVSIAQYLSLKHPDTTNNDESVSLNGLVRVAVSITDFDGDTVSKQVDIGSAISFKDDGPVAGEDSVSITVEEALIRTEWSAGSESVAGAGAASATGSLAGLVDFGADGPAAGGGFGFAADALATLNGLNLTSHAEVVSYSIVGNTLTATAAGHTLFTLEIGANGDFTFKLSDQIDHAQNSDRWRSISAPSSRPPTAMATRCPWRAR, from the coding sequence GTGTCCATCACGGTCGACGAAGACGACATCTCTTCGGCCTATTCGGCGGGCACCAGCCCGAACGACGGCAATGCCGATGGCTCGGATACCGAGCATATCGACGACACCGAAGGCAGCGTCGCCGTTGCCCGCGGCTCGCTCGCTGGCCTAGTCAATTTCGGTGCCGACGGTCCTGGCGCCAATGGCGGGTTCGGCTTCAGCGCCGATGCCGTTGCGACTCTGACGGCGCTCGGGCTCACGGCCCACGGCGATGACCTGATCTACTCGGTTTCGGGCAATACGCTCACCGCGATCTCCTCGACCGGTTCGCATCACCTGGTCTTCACGCTGGAAATCAGCGCCAACGGCGATTTCACCTTCAGGCTTTATGACCAGCTCGACCACCAGGCTCCCACCCCCGGCATGGCCGACGAGAACAACCTGGCCATCAATTTCGGCTCGGTCATCGTCGCTACTGACGGCGACGGCGACAGTGTCTCGCTGGATGGCAAGGTGACGGTCAACATCACCGACGACATTCCCTATCTCAAGGCGGAGCGGAACGGCGACACGACTATCGTGATCGACGAAAGCGCCGGCCAGCAGGGCAATGACACCACCGCCTCGGACGTCGCCGCGCTCTTCAGTGGCGTCGCGAACGCCCCGACGGCACTCGGCTACGCCACGAACGCCTCGGATGCACCGCTCGTCACCATCGCGACGGGCATGGGCGCCGACGACGACGGCAATGTCTCGCATACGGTCGTCGCGCTCGAAATCGTCGGCGGCAACGGCACGGCTTCGGGTCTTGAGACGACCAGCGGCCAGCCGATCACGCTCTACGTCGAAGGTGACCTCATCGTCGGTCGCATCGCAGGCGGGCAGGCGGCATTCGCCATCGCCATCGATGGCACCGGCCATGTGAGCATCGCGCAATATCTCTCGCTCAAGCACCCGGATACGACCAACAACGACGAGTCGGTTTCGCTCAACGGCCTCGTGCGCGTCGCTGTGTCGATCACCGACTTCGACGGCGATACCGTCAGCAAGCAGGTTGATATCGGTTCCGCTATTTCGTTCAAGGACGATGGCCCGGTTGCTGGTGAAGACTCGGTGTCGATCACGGTCGAGGAAGCCCTGATCCGGACGGAATGGTCCGCGGGTAGTGAGTCCGTCGCAGGTGCCGGCGCCGCTTCGGCGACCGGTTCGCTGGCAGGTCTCGTGGACTTCGGTGCGGATGGCCCGGCTGCCGGCGGTGGCTTCGGCTTTGCCGCCGATGCGCTTGCCACCTTGAATGGGCTTAACCTCACTTCGCACGCCGAGGTCGTGAGCTACAGCATCGTCGGGAATACCCTGACGGCGACCGCCGCTGGCCACACGCTCTTCACGCTCGAAATCGGCGCGAACGGCGACTTCACCTTCAAGCTCTCCGATCAGATCGATCACGCACAAAACTCGGATCGCTGGCGATCGATTTCGGCGCCATCATCGAGGCCACCGACGGCGATGGCGACAAGGTGTCCCTGGCGGGCAAGGTGA